A stretch of Methanobrevibacter sp. YE315 DNA encodes these proteins:
- a CDS encoding DNA-directed DNA polymerase translates to MKRNVVILDIDYVTYEDKPVIRLFSKDGDKNVVLIDDTFEPYLYVVSDDLDNCINEIQDNLDVTRIEKVIKKDFQIENEFLKVTFKHPQELAKNRDALRDLDNVLQIREFDIPFYRRYLMDRDVIPMTEVTAVGEKIDSFLDLDCEKHDVEIIKLTEDLKRVKEYPQDFRILSFDLEVRNPHGMPNSEEDEIIMIGVASNFGVNQVISTKTNSADRDDFVNQLSSEREMIEEFVNIIKENNVDIIVGYNSDNFDFPYLKDRAKILGVDLDIGMDGSDVRFIRRGYANAASFKGLIHVDVYLVMRRYMTLERYTLERVYYELFGEEKIDVPGDRIWEFWDNGGEELDNLFDYSLDDVISTLKIAEQTLPLNLELTRIIGQPLFDVSRMATGQQAEWFLVKQAYFDDEVVPNKQGANFANRAAAEDNEGGYVREPEKGLHENLVQFDFRSLYPSIIISKNISPDVMVLGDIENEEDYNISPEHGIKFKKEPQGFIPSVIDKILQERFRIKREMKASDDETEKKALDVQQQAIKRLANTMYGIYGFPRFRWYSFECAKAITSWGRQYIKSSIKMAEEYGFYTIYADTDGFYAKYQKKE, encoded by the coding sequence ATGAAGAGAAATGTTGTTATTCTAGACATTGATTATGTTACCTATGAGGATAAGCCTGTAATAAGGTTATTTTCAAAAGATGGTGATAAGAATGTTGTTCTAATCGATGACACATTCGAACCTTATCTTTATGTTGTCTCTGATGATTTGGATAATTGTATAAATGAAATTCAGGATAATCTAGATGTTACTCGTATTGAAAAAGTCATCAAAAAGGATTTCCAAATCGAAAACGAATTTTTGAAGGTTACTTTTAAACATCCTCAGGAGCTTGCAAAAAATAGGGATGCCCTAAGGGATCTTGATAATGTGCTTCAGATAAGGGAATTTGACATTCCGTTTTATAGAAGATACCTGATGGACCGTGATGTAATACCAATGACCGAAGTAACGGCAGTCGGTGAAAAGATTGATTCATTTTTGGATTTAGATTGTGAAAAACATGATGTGGAAATAATTAAATTAACTGAAGATTTAAAACGCGTTAAGGAATATCCTCAGGATTTCCGCATTTTGAGCTTTGATTTGGAAGTTAGAAATCCTCATGGGATGCCTAACTCCGAAGAAGATGAAATCATCATGATTGGTGTTGCAAGTAATTTCGGTGTTAATCAGGTAATTTCCACCAAAACAAATTCGGCCGATAGGGATGATTTTGTAAATCAATTGAGCTCAGAAAGGGAAATGATTGAGGAATTTGTAAACATAATCAAGGAGAATAATGTTGATATCATTGTAGGATACAATTCAGATAATTTTGATTTCCCATATCTTAAAGACAGGGCCAAAATATTGGGTGTTGATTTGGATATTGGAATGGACGGCTCTGACGTTAGATTCATTAGAAGAGGATATGCAAATGCAGCATCATTTAAAGGATTAATTCACGTTGATGTGTACTTGGTCATGAGAAGGTACATGACTCTTGAAAGGTATACTCTGGAAAGGGTTTATTATGAATTGTTCGGCGAAGAAAAAATAGATGTTCCCGGAGATAGGATTTGGGAATTCTGGGACAATGGCGGTGAAGAATTAGACAATTTGTTTGATTATTCTCTTGATGATGTTATTTCAACATTAAAAATTGCAGAGCAAACATTGCCTCTTAATTTAGAACTTACCCGTATAATAGGCCAACCCTTGTTTGATGTTTCCCGTATGGCAACAGGCCAGCAGGCCGAATGGTTTTTAGTAAAACAAGCTTATTTTGATGATGAAGTTGTTCCAAATAAACAGGGAGCTAATTTTGCAAATAGGGCGGCAGCTGAAGATAATGAAGGCGGTTATGTTAGGGAACCTGAAAAGGGACTGCATGAAAATTTAGTCCAATTCGACTTTAGAAGCCTATATCCAAGCATTATCATTTCAAAAAATATATCTCCTGATGTCATGGTTTTGGGTGATATTGAAAACGAGGAAGATTATAATATTTCTCCAGAACATGGAATCAAATTTAAAAAAGAGCCTCAAGGTTTCATTCCTTCAGTCATTGATAAAATTTTACAGGAACGTTTCAGAATCAAACGTGAAATGAAAGCATCAGACGATGAAACTGAGAAAAAAGCGCTCGATGTTCAACAACAAGCTATAAAAAGACTGGCCAATACAATGTATGGGATTTATGGCTTTCCTAGATTTAGATGGTATTCATTTGAATGTGCAAAGGCAATTACTTCCTGGGGAAGGCAGTATATTAAATCATCTATTAAAATGGCAGAAGAATACGGATTTTACACAATATATGCCGATACTGATGGTTTTTATGCCAAATATCAAAAAAAAGAATAG
- a CDS encoding AI-2E family transporter: MEINIKKYLTPQILIIIFLLLISLMFIFPVLNMIILGAILAYGIRPLAFKIQSKLKYSSVSILLAMVLVLIPLILLVGYITFEVSSFTASFLASNSYVDLQDATTRLINYLPIGSNSGSFDSYIHSAFEHGLSYLLNYSAKFFSKFLNITLDLFILICSIFYFVRDGDKCLDFIRDFVPDDSKDFFDGTMEEVKDVLRSIFYGHFLTSVIIGIFGCIGYSILGYPYGIFLGIITGILQLIPIFGPWPIYWALFFIDVVSGNYPRAIIVLLFGFFLSTIDMYIRPALSSHYAEIHPLILLIGFLSGPLVYGIVGFIVGPLILGVTYAVLDSYRKEYLIGDK, translated from the coding sequence ATGGAAATAAACATTAAAAAATACTTGACTCCTCAAATATTAATAATCATATTCCTGTTATTGATTTCGCTCATGTTTATTTTCCCTGTTTTGAACATGATTATTTTAGGTGCCATTTTGGCTTATGGAATAAGGCCTCTAGCTTTTAAAATTCAATCTAAACTTAAATACTCTTCAGTTTCCATTTTACTTGCGATGGTCCTTGTTTTAATTCCATTAATTCTGCTGGTGGGATACATCACTTTTGAAGTTTCATCCTTTACCGCATCATTTCTGGCAAGTAATTCTTATGTAGATCTTCAAGATGCTACCACAAGATTAATTAATTATTTGCCTATAGGATCCAATTCAGGTTCTTTTGATTCATATATTCATTCAGCGTTTGAACATGGTTTATCCTATTTATTGAATTATTCAGCCAAGTTCTTTAGTAAATTTCTCAATATTACATTAGACTTATTTATTCTAATCTGTTCAATATTTTACTTTGTCCGTGACGGAGACAAATGCTTGGACTTTATTAGGGATTTTGTTCCTGATGATTCAAAAGATTTCTTTGATGGCACTATGGAAGAAGTAAAGGATGTTTTAAGAAGCATATTTTACGGGCATTTTTTAACATCCGTAATTATTGGAATTTTTGGATGTATAGGTTACTCTATTTTAGGATATCCGTATGGTATATTTTTAGGGATAATTACAGGAATCTTACAGTTGATTCCAATATTCGGGCCTTGGCCAATATATTGGGCATTATTCTTCATAGATGTGGTATCCGGCAATTATCCTCGTGCAATAATAGTATTGCTATTCGGATTCTTCTTAAGCACTATAGACATGTACATTAGACCGGCATTATCCAGCCATTATGCAGAAATACATCCTTTAATCCTGCTTATAGGATTCTTGTCAGGTCCTCTAGTATATGGAATTGTAGGTTTCATTGTCGGACCTTTAATTTTAGGAGTAACTTACGCTGTTTTGGACAGTTACAGAAAAGAATACTTGATTGGGGATAAATAA
- a CDS encoding dihydroorotate dehydrogenase electron transfer subunit has protein sequence MINEPKIVEIKEIIDETPTIKTFKFDWDMETLGKPNPGEFVMIWNFKNEKPMSIAQINDNELAITVKNIGEFTSQLHDLKTGDKIGVRGSYGNGFNNSFEGKNILAIGGGVGMAPIHSIVSDLIKKGNNVDVVAAAVTKDELLYADSLDKLGANIHYCTDDGSFGFKGFATDCTKGLLEDSTYDYAFVCGPEIMMKGIFDILEDANIPAQYSLERYMKCALGVCGQCCVDSEGWRICVEGPVFENDKIYQITEFGKYRRDASGVKF, from the coding sequence ATGATTAACGAACCGAAAATTGTTGAAATTAAGGAAATTATTGATGAAACTCCTACAATTAAAACTTTCAAATTTGACTGGGACATGGAAACATTGGGCAAGCCAAATCCTGGAGAGTTTGTGATGATTTGGAACTTTAAAAATGAAAAACCAATGTCCATAGCTCAAATTAATGATAATGAATTAGCCATTACAGTAAAAAATATCGGTGAATTTACTTCACAATTGCATGACTTGAAAACTGGCGATAAGATAGGCGTTAGGGGCAGTTATGGTAATGGCTTTAACAATTCCTTTGAGGGTAAAAATATCCTGGCTATTGGCGGGGGTGTCGGAATGGCTCCTATTCATTCTATAGTCAGCGATTTAATTAAAAAAGGAAATAATGTTGATGTTGTAGCCGCTGCAGTTACTAAAGATGAATTGCTGTATGCCGATTCCTTGGATAAATTGGGTGCAAACATACATTATTGTACCGATGATGGAAGTTTCGGATTTAAGGGATTTGCAACTGACTGCACTAAAGGTTTGCTTGAAGATTCGACTTATGATTATGCATTTGTTTGCGGTCCTGAAATAATGATGAAAGGAATTTTCGACATTCTAGAAGATGCAAATATTCCCGCACAGTATTCTCTTGAAAGATACATGAAATGCGCTTTAGGCGTATGCGGACAATGTTGCGTCGATAGTGAAGGTTGGAGAATCTGCGTTGAAGGGCCTGTTTTTGAAAATGATAAGATTTATCAGATTACTGAATTTGGAAAATACAGAAGAGACGCATCCGGTGTGAAATTTTAG
- a CDS encoding dihydroorotate dehydrogenase has translation MLKTNVCGVEFRNPLMLAAGIMGSNASSMNWILKSGAGGVVSKSFSLKPHPGYVNPTTVAVEGGIINAIGLSNPGVDNFKEELKKIDHENNVVIASIYGATPDEFSQLVGEVQEFVDMIELNISCPHAMDGYGASIGQSCDLSNTIVSASCDVAEVPVIAKLTPNVTDITEIAKTCEDAGADALSLINTLGPGMKINIDVARPVLSNKFGGMSGRAIKPIAISNVYSVYEAVDIPLIGVGGIYSWEDVVEFIYAGARAVQIGTAIMDEGVEVFAKINEGLEKFMAEKGFSSIDEMVGLAHREL, from the coding sequence ATGTTGAAAACAAATGTTTGTGGAGTCGAATTCAGAAATCCATTGATGTTGGCGGCAGGAATTATGGGAAGCAATGCTTCATCAATGAATTGGATTTTAAAGTCAGGTGCCGGTGGGGTAGTTTCCAAATCATTTTCACTAAAGCCTCACCCAGGTTATGTTAATCCTACAACTGTGGCTGTTGAAGGGGGCATAATAAATGCAATCGGCCTTTCAAATCCGGGTGTAGATAACTTTAAAGAAGAATTGAAAAAAATTGACCATGAAAATAATGTGGTAATAGCTTCAATATATGGCGCTACTCCTGATGAATTTTCCCAATTGGTTGGTGAAGTTCAGGAATTCGTTGACATGATTGAATTGAATATATCATGTCCTCATGCAATGGATGGTTACGGTGCCTCAATCGGACAAAGTTGTGATTTAAGCAATACCATTGTTTCAGCTTCCTGTGATGTTGCTGAAGTCCCAGTTATTGCAAAATTAACCCCTAATGTGACTGACATCACTGAAATTGCAAAAACCTGTGAGGATGCAGGTGCAGATGCCTTATCATTAATCAACACTTTGGGGCCTGGAATGAAAATCAATATTGATGTTGCCCGTCCTGTCTTATCAAATAAATTTGGCGGAATGAGCGGCCGTGCAATAAAGCCGATAGCTATCAGTAATGTTTATTCAGTTTATGAAGCAGTTGATATTCCATTGATTGGAGTTGGTGGAATTTACAGCTGGGAAGATGTTGTGGAATTTATTTATGCAGGTGCAAGGGCTGTTCAAATAGGAACTGCCATCATGGATGAGGGTGTTGAAGTTTTTGCCAAAATCAATGAAGGTTTGGAAAAATTCATGGCTGAAAAAGGATTTTCATCCATTGATGAGATGGTTGGGCTTGCACATAGGGAGTTGTAA
- a CDS encoding glycosyl transferase, whose protein sequence is MSQQSLKDLEYELELKNAEIDELNMELENKKEEINKLKLYSTRLKYQNKNLEDKLDTKIDYDKARIKELDDLSQKIKEKESIIEDKQDQVKYLRSLIDDYKNQLNANTENLDAQLKRISKTYEDLLKQKDLIIEKQEEQIANLMKSNDEIVKSNKTNIISLKLQNEKYQEIIEKLTKTN, encoded by the coding sequence ATGTCACAGCAAAGTTTGAAGGATTTGGAATATGAGCTTGAACTCAAAAATGCCGAAATTGATGAGTTGAACATGGAATTGGAAAATAAAAAGGAAGAAATCAACAAGTTGAAATTGTATTCTACTAGATTGAAGTATCAAAACAAAAATTTAGAAGATAAACTGGACACAAAAATAGATTATGATAAGGCAAGAATAAAAGAGCTTGATGATTTGTCCCAAAAAATTAAAGAAAAGGAATCAATCATTGAAGACAAGCAGGATCAGGTCAAATATTTGAGGTCCCTGATTGATGACTATAAAAATCAGTTAAATGCAAACACAGAAAACTTGGATGCTCAGCTTAAAAGAATTTCTAAAACATATGAAGATTTGCTCAAACAGAAAGATTTAATAATTGAAAAACAGGAAGAGCAAATTGCAAACCTAATGAAATCAAATGATGAAATCGTTAAATCCAATAAAACCAATATAATTAGCTTAAAATTACAAAATGAAAAATACCAAGAGATTATCGAAAAATTAACAAAAACTAATTAA
- a CDS encoding NOP5/NOP56 family protein produces MECYITYCIKGYLAFNSENELIAEKLFPDDEIINRLSEIDNKQIVKEELEIIEEVSKDFDEIIIESNKRLSDYDNDKIIIKNPNKAGEYLRNNYAKFDLNQEDITRIYQNLAIYRIKKESASEDKHLIQAINSIDEIDESISKLIERIREWYALYFPEMEIIKNNETYIKLVSQNKTKEKIIEAKPDAFPSEIIDIDEDINPVDLEIMNNYANSIYELQKSRKNLENYIDKKMESIAPNLRLLIGPTLGAKLISHAGGLKRLAMYPSSTIQIMGAEKALFRHLKSGDRPPKYGLIYQHPQVRGAKWWNRGKIARMLAGRISLAVRRDVFTKTFDENVADEFKLKVEEIEKNNPFPTKTTKKRKEELGKSKKRKKKGKKSKKRR; encoded by the coding sequence ATGGAATGTTATATAACTTACTGTATTAAAGGATATTTGGCTTTTAATAGTGAAAATGAATTAATTGCTGAAAAGTTATTTCCTGATGATGAAATAATTAATAGATTATCCGAAATTGACAATAAACAGATAGTCAAGGAAGAATTGGAAATTATTGAAGAAGTTTCAAAAGATTTCGATGAAATAATTATCGAATCAAACAAGCGTTTGTCTGACTATGATAATGATAAGATAATAATTAAAAATCCGAATAAGGCTGGAGAGTATTTAAGAAACAATTATGCCAAGTTTGATTTGAATCAAGAAGACATTACCAGAATTTATCAAAATTTGGCAATATACAGAATCAAAAAAGAATCAGCATCAGAAGATAAACACCTAATTCAGGCCATAAATTCTATTGATGAAATTGATGAAAGTATTTCAAAATTGATTGAGAGAATCAGGGAATGGTACGCGTTATATTTCCCTGAAATGGAAATCATAAAAAATAATGAGACATATATCAAACTGGTTTCTCAAAACAAAACAAAGGAAAAAATAATCGAAGCCAAACCTGACGCTTTCCCATCCGAAATTATTGATATTGATGAGGACATCAATCCTGTTGATTTGGAAATAATGAACAATTATGCCAATTCGATTTATGAACTTCAGAAATCCAGAAAAAATCTTGAAAACTATATTGATAAAAAAATGGAGTCAATAGCTCCGAATTTAAGGCTTCTTATCGGCCCGACATTAGGTGCCAAGTTAATTTCACATGCAGGAGGGCTTAAAAGACTTGCAATGTATCCTTCAAGTACAATACAAATAATGGGTGCTGAAAAAGCATTGTTTAGACATTTGAAAAGCGGAGACAGACCTCCAAAATATGGATTGATCTACCAACACCCCCAAGTAAGAGGCGCTAAATGGTGGAATCGTGGAAAAATCGCAAGGATGCTTGCCGGAAGAATATCCCTTGCCGTTAGAAGAGATGTTTTTACTAAAACATTTGATGAAAATGTTGCAGATGAATTTAAATTAAAAGTAGAAGAAATTGAGAAAAATAATCCGTTTCCAACAAAGACAACTAAAAAAAGGAAAGAAGAACTGGGCAAATCCAAAAAACGTAAGAAAAAAGGTAAAAAAAGTAAAAAAAGGAGATAG
- a CDS encoding fibrillarin-like rRNA/tRNA 2'-O-methyltransferase, translating to MNVYFKDGNIATKNLNPGTSVYGEELIQEDCEYRIWNPRRSKLSAALLNGLENLELDETSKVLYLGASTGTTVSHISDIVINGRIYAVEFSPTTAKKLVQLSHQRLNIAPILGDATKPKGYLNIVEKVDLVYCDVAQPTQTELFMKNMNLFLKDGGVGILMIKARSIDVVQKPKKIFKEQEKKLIEKGFKIIEKVKLEPYEKDHIALLVEKNF from the coding sequence ATGAATGTTTATTTTAAGGATGGAAACATAGCTACTAAAAATTTAAACCCTGGAACATCAGTGTACGGTGAAGAATTAATTCAAGAGGATTGTGAATATAGAATATGGAATCCTAGACGTTCAAAATTATCTGCAGCTCTTTTAAATGGATTAGAAAATTTAGAGCTTGACGAGACTTCAAAAGTGCTATACCTTGGTGCATCAACCGGAACAACAGTTTCACACATTTCAGATATTGTAATCAATGGAAGAATATATGCGGTTGAATTTTCACCAACAACAGCAAAAAAATTAGTTCAACTTTCCCATCAAAGACTTAATATTGCTCCGATTTTAGGTGATGCAACCAAACCTAAAGGATATTTGAATATAGTCGAAAAAGTGGACCTAGTGTACTGTGATGTAGCCCAACCAACACAGACCGAATTGTTTATGAAAAATATGAACCTGTTTTTAAAAGATGGCGGTGTTGGAATTTTAATGATAAAAGCTAGAAGTATTGACGTGGTACAAAAGCCTAAAAAGATATTCAAGGAACAAGAGAAGAAATTGATTGAAAAAGGTTTTAAAATTATTGAAAAAGTAAAACTGGAACCTTACGAAAAAGACCATATTGCATTGTTAGTAGAAAAAAATTTTTAA
- a CDS encoding phosphopantothenoylcysteine decarboxylase: MSLGGTYEPIDSVRGITNKSSGKMGLALAKEAYIRGADLTLVVANVSVEIPSVFDVIHVETSSEMNEVVLRLVPDFDIFISTAAVSDFEFKKKDDKKINSDSSLFLNLKPTTKIIRQVKKINPDIFLVGFKAEFNISKDEIICCARKQIESAGTDLVIANDISKSECNFGSDNNEVLIVDDDVLAVPLASKREIAKTIFDVISKKMEMHVH; the protein is encoded by the coding sequence ATAAGTCTTGGAGGGACATATGAACCTATTGATTCTGTCAGGGGAATTACCAATAAATCCTCTGGAAAAATGGGTTTGGCACTTGCAAAAGAAGCATATATCCGTGGTGCTGATTTAACATTGGTTGTTGCAAATGTCAGTGTTGAAATTCCTTCAGTTTTTGATGTAATACATGTGGAAACTAGTAGTGAAATGAATGAGGTTGTTTTAAGATTGGTTCCTGATTTTGATATTTTCATTTCTACCGCTGCAGTTTCTGACTTTGAATTTAAGAAAAAGGACGATAAAAAGATCAATTCAGACAGTTCCCTATTTTTAAACCTGAAACCAACTACTAAAATCATTCGTCAGGTTAAAAAAATCAATCCTGACATATTTCTTGTAGGGTTTAAGGCGGAGTTTAATATTTCAAAAGATGAAATTATCTGTTGTGCAAGAAAGCAGATTGAATCTGCAGGGACTGATTTGGTAATTGCTAATGATATTTCTAAAAGCGAATGTAATTTCGGATCAGATAACAATGAGGTCCTGATTGTTGATGATGATGTTTTGGCTGTGCCTCTTGCTTCCAAAAGAGAAATTGCAAAAACAATTTTTGATGTAATTTCTAAAAAAATGGAAATGCATGTACATTAG
- a CDS encoding flavoprotein has product MIILCVTGSIAATESIKLARELRRNDVEVKCFMSEAACEIIHPNAMEFATGKEVVTKLTGKIEHVKYSQEDLILVAPATANTISKFAHKIADDAISTLLITAYGHDTPIIFVPSMHDSMYKAIKENIEKIKKEDSAIFIKPRMDEGKAKFPSKEDIVLESLRTINLNKKD; this is encoded by the coding sequence ATGATTATTTTATGTGTTACAGGCAGTATTGCAGCTACCGAATCTATTAAATTAGCTCGTGAACTTAGGCGTAATGATGTTGAAGTTAAGTGTTTTATGAGTGAAGCCGCTTGTGAAATAATTCACCCTAACGCTATGGAATTTGCAACAGGCAAGGAAGTTGTAACCAAATTGACCGGTAAAATCGAGCACGTCAAATATTCTCAAGAGGATTTAATTTTGGTTGCTCCGGCTACCGCTAATACGATTTCTAAATTTGCACATAAGATTGCTGATGATGCAATTTCCACTCTTTTGATTACTGCATATGGCCATGACACTCCGATTATTTTTGTTCCGTCTATGCATGATTCAATGTATAAGGCAATTAAGGAAAACATTGAAAAAATCAAAAAAGAGGATTCTGCAATATTCATTAAACCAAGAATGGATGAGGGAAAAGCCAAATTCCCATCAAAAGAAGACATTGTTTTGGAATCTTTAAGAACAATTAACTTAAATAAGAAGGATTGA
- the pheA gene encoding prephenate dehydratase, whose translation MSLISFLGPKGTFTHEVANMLGDDLIPYCTIPAVMESVANGESTYGIVPIENSIEGPVGVTLDSLAHKYDLKIYKEIIISINQNLIVNPGTRMEDIEDVYSHAQAIAQCQEFISKNKIQPHYAISTANAAKNIVGYRNKAAIGNSKAAELYNLEILVSNIQDNDNNETRFVVLSKDDHEPTGCDKTSIIFSIYEDRPGGLYKILGIFQKENINLTKIESRPSKKGLGKYLFFVDFNGHRDDEVIKNIIEEIKSNTYFLKVLGSYPEFR comes from the coding sequence ATATCATTAATTTCATTTTTAGGACCTAAAGGAACTTTCACCCACGAAGTAGCTAATATGCTTGGAGATGACCTGATTCCTTATTGTACGATTCCTGCAGTAATGGAAAGCGTTGCTAATGGAGAATCAACTTACGGAATCGTTCCAATAGAAAACTCAATTGAAGGCCCAGTAGGGGTTACCTTAGATTCTCTAGCTCATAAATACGATTTAAAAATATATAAAGAAATCATTATTTCAATTAATCAGAATCTTATTGTAAATCCCGGAACTCGCATGGAAGATATTGAAGATGTTTATTCTCATGCTCAAGCTATTGCTCAATGTCAGGAATTCATTAGTAAAAATAAGATTCAGCCCCATTATGCAATAAGTACGGCAAATGCCGCTAAAAATATTGTTGGATATAGGAATAAGGCGGCTATAGGAAATTCAAAAGCTGCAGAGTTATATAATCTGGAAATTCTTGTAAGCAATATCCAGGATAACGACAATAATGAAACCAGATTCGTGGTGCTTTCAAAAGATGACCATGAACCTACAGGCTGTGACAAAACTTCCATAATCTTTTCAATTTATGAAGATAGACCCGGAGGGTTATATAAAATCTTGGGCATATTTCAAAAAGAAAACATTAACCTGACTAAAATTGAATCCAGACCTTCCAAAAAGGGATTGGGCAAATATTTATTCTTCGTAGATTTCAATGGCCATAGGGATGATGAAGTCATAAAAAACATCATCGAAGAAATAAAAAGTAATACTTATTTTTTAAAAGTTTTAGGCTCTTACCCTGAATTTAGGTAA
- a CDS encoding CBS domain-containing protein: MQIKNLMSEEVITVDKDQNLSDALKLFRKHNVSRLPVTNHKELVGIISERDIANKLGSSKYESMPASRLHISSVMVKDVITVPETMQLGEVASIMLENGIGSVPVMCEDKMVGIVSKADFVTLAVGIAFDKIAVKEIMSKELVAVSSNDRLVHARRQMIEANIGRLPVVDDGKLVGMITSKDLMRAFIDFRKNVPEKHQKSQIKEVFVEEIMSTNPCFVSKDMSISEVSKIMMDTGYNGLPVVEDGDVIGIITQTDILRLIEKLES; the protein is encoded by the coding sequence ATGCAAATTAAGAATTTGATGTCTGAAGAGGTTATCACTGTAGACAAAGATCAAAATCTTTCTGATGCTTTAAAATTGTTCCGTAAACACAATGTTTCTCGTTTACCTGTAACTAATCATAAAGAGCTAGTCGGCATTATTTCCGAAAGGGATATTGCAAACAAGCTAGGTTCTTCAAAATATGAAAGTATGCCTGCATCAAGACTTCATATTTCATCTGTAATGGTTAAAGATGTAATTACAGTTCCTGAAACAATGCAATTAGGTGAAGTTGCAAGTATCATGCTTGAAAATGGTATTGGTTCCGTTCCAGTTATGTGTGAAGATAAAATGGTTGGAATTGTATCAAAAGCAGATTTTGTAACACTTGCTGTTGGAATTGCATTTGATAAGATTGCTGTAAAAGAGATAATGTCAAAAGAGTTGGTTGCCGTTTCTTCCAATGACAGGCTCGTTCATGCAAGAAGACAAATGATTGAAGCCAATATTGGAAGATTACCTGTTGTTGACGATGGAAAACTTGTAGGAATGATCACTTCTAAAGATTTGATGAGAGCATTCATTGATTTTAGAAAAAATGTCCCGGAAAAACACCAAAAATCTCAAATCAAAGAGGTTTTTGTTGAAGAAATCATGTCAACCAATCCATGTTTTGTTTCAAAAGATATGTCAATATCTGAAGTTTCTAAAATCATGATGGATACAGGATACAACGGATTGCCTGTTGTTGAAGATGGTGATGTCATAGGCATTATAACACAAACTGATATATTAAGACTAATTGAAAAATTAGAATCTTAA
- a CDS encoding CBS domain-containing protein produces the protein MKDKTSINRKSNTGAVEHETKVHDREGDIMAIATKDVISIPPTKSIKDTAKVMMEHEFRRLPISDPGSGKLLGIVTVMDILDFFGGGKKFNIIEKKYEDNFLAAINEPVKEIMTRDLITLSNKASIGETIQTMLDNQLGAIPLVDADDKLVGIVTERDIALSLAGMAGKETVQDYMSPKVFTTTPGTPLESACKIMVRNGLRRIPIVGGEADISKAAKKLLGILTSTDVIRFLNAKELFDNLNSNLATDVLQTNISEIMAKEPITVEPTMTIGELCELFAEKNIGGVPIVKDDKVMGIITERDILNAVKRA, from the coding sequence ATGAAAGATAAAACATCCATTAATAGAAAATCAAATACAGGCGCAGTTGAACATGAAACAAAAGTTCACGATAGAGAAGGAGACATAATGGCTATTGCAACCAAAGATGTTATTTCAATTCCACCTACTAAATCTATCAAAGACACTGCTAAAGTAATGATGGAACATGAATTTAGGAGATTACCAATCTCTGATCCTGGTTCTGGCAAATTGTTAGGTATTGTAACCGTAATGGATATATTAGATTTCTTTGGTGGAGGAAAAAAATTCAACATTATTGAAAAAAAATATGAGGACAACTTCTTAGCTGCAATTAATGAACCGGTTAAAGAAATTATGACCCGTGATTTGATTACTTTATCTAATAAAGCTTCCATTGGTGAAACTATTCAAACCATGTTAGACAACCAATTAGGAGCTATTCCTCTTGTTGATGCTGATGACAAACTTGTAGGTATTGTAACAGAAAGGGATATTGCTTTATCTTTAGCAGGAATGGCTGGTAAAGAAACAGTACAAGATTATATGAGCCCTAAAGTATTTACAACAACCCCAGGTACTCCTCTTGAAAGCGCATGTAAAATCATGGTTAGGAATGGTTTAAGAAGAATTCCTATTGTCGGTGGGGAAGCAGATATTTCTAAAGCTGCTAAAAAATTATTAGGTATATTAACTTCTACCGATGTAATAAGATTTTTAAATGCTAAAGAATTATTTGATAATTTAAACTCAAACTTAGCAACTGACGTATTGCAGACAAATATCTCTGAAATAATGGCTAAAGAACCTATTACAGTTGAACCAACAATGACAATCGGTGAATTGTGCGAACTGTTTGCTGAAAAAAATATTGGTGGAGTTCCAATTGTTAAAGATGATAAAGTAATGGGTATTATTACTGAAAGAGATATTTTAAACGCTGTTAAAAGAGCATAA